In Lineus longissimus chromosome 7, tnLinLong1.2, whole genome shotgun sequence, a genomic segment contains:
- the LOC135491535 gene encoding tRNA (guanine(6)-N2)-methyltransferase THUMP3-like: MSAAMESTQNEKADKLCKIEATVVCGFENVAADEVFEKFGVRSSVDRGHITFTLPIKDIRKVKCLHAVENLYVLMNSFQFNFSGKEGSKEDDIKLISDTIPHLDWETGLAVWKQFIHFKYDVSPKPVPEEELDSLQPEELPPFSSDSEDEETMEMSDSDVQGQSSEIIPRSQFENLDITLGDVKSKKHSELIEQTLNDSEKSDSSDSKADIVRESVEDASNSKEKKTKVKIPVLPGYRVTCNRTGNNHSFASMEVAASFGALINDYFHWNVDLTNFDIEILLRVEDDKVRALLALTKKSLGKRHISQFGPTSLKATIAYCMLRMCNIKDGDVVCDPMCGGGSIPIEGAVSWPNAHHICGDIHKLAWPRTLGNIDFLNKKRLRNGRLPVKVDVFQWDTTNLPLKDDSVDVMAIDMPFGKKSGSKFDNRRLYPAVLSELARVTKRSTGRACLLTFDKRTMTKTLSLMQSVWRWVKTVGINMGGLNTGVFLLTRTSKTLETPLTTTDRTGGKKQKTKNAAVTDGKETEVSKKESNPQ, from the exons ATGTCTGCGGCCATGGAGAGCACGCAAAATGAAAAAGCTGATAAACTTTGCAAAATTGAAGCCACAGTAGTATGTggttttgaaaatgttgcagcTGATGAggtgtttgaaaagtttggcGTCCGTTCCAGTGTTGATCGGGGACACATCACATTCACTTTGCCCATAAAAGACATCCGAAAG gtcAAATGCCTTCATGCGGTTGAGAATTTGTACGTCTTGATGAACtcctttcaattcaatttcagtgGAAAAGAG GGTTCAAAAGAAGATGACATAAAGTTGATCTCCGACACAATACCACACTTAGACTGGGAGACCGGTCTGGCCGTCTGGAAACAGTTTATTCATTTCAAATATGATGTGTCGCCAAAACCAGTCCCAGAGGAGGAACTGGATAGTCTGCAACCGGAAGAATTGCCACCATTTTCCTCAGATTCTGAGGATGAGGAAACCATGGAGATGTCGGACTCTGATGTGCAGGGACAATCAAGTGAAATCATACCTCGTTCTCAGTTCGAAAACCTTGACATCACACTGGGAGATGTCAAATCTAAAAAGCATTCAGAGCTCATAGAGCAAACACTTAATGACTCTGAAAAATCTGACAGTTCAGATTCCAAAGCAGACATTGTGCGAGAAAGTGTTGAGGATGCCAGCAATTCAAAGGAGAAAAAGACGAAAGTGAAAATACCTGTGTTACCGGGTTATCGTGTGACATGCAATCGGACAGGAAACAATCATTCGTTTGCCTCTATGGAAGTTGCTGCAAGTTTTGGGGCTCTTATCAATGATTATTTTCACTGGAATGTGGATTTAACGAATTTTGATATCGAAATACTTTTGAGAGTTGAAGATGATAAAGTAAGAGCTCTTCTCGCTTTGACAAAGAAGAGTTTAGGCAAGAGACATATTTCACAATTTGGTCCGACGTCACTGAAAGCTACCATTGCATATTGCATGTTAAG GATGTGTAACATAAAGGATGGAGATGTTGTGTGTGATCCCATGTGTGGCGGGGGAAGTATACCAATAGAG GGGGCCGTTAGTTGGCCAAATGCCCACCACATCTGCGGTGACATACACAAATTAGCGTGGCCAAGAACACTTGGAAATATTGACTTCTTGAATAAGAAAAGATTACGAAACGGAAG GCTGCCAGTAAAAGTTGATGTCTTCCAATGGGATACGACCAACCTTCCACTAAAGGATGACTCTGTTGATGTCATGGCGATTGACATG CCTTTTGGAAAAAA GAGTGGTTCCAAATTTGACAATCGGCGATTGTATCCTGCCGTGCTGTCTGAACTAGCGAGAGTGACCAAGCGATCAACTGGGCGGGCGTGTCTGTTGACATTTGATAAGAGGACCATGACTAAG ACACTTAGCTTGATGCAGTCCGTCTGGCGTTGGGTAAAGACTGTTGGCATTAACATGGGGGGCCTCAACACAGGTGTCTTCCTGCTGACAAGGACTTCGAAGACCTTGGAAACCCCGCTGACCACTACTGACCGTACCGgtggaaaaaaacagaagacaaAGAATGCGGCTGTTACAGATGGGAAAGAAACTGAAGTATCGAAAAAAGAATCGAATCCGCAATAG
- the LOC135491534 gene encoding ribitol-5-phosphate xylosyltransferase 1-like, with protein sequence MALKRFWVRFRCTAFRAVILLFLAGYMLVTCYSSYFLIRRKYGDNDKSIKVVEKHNSYIEDDNEEWNPWGQELENNQNAIPFEKAMLKWKAPKIKLHDVEIWGKAALGNYLWEHILNSTLKDQMGGIWRYGETQYRNFKFRFRTGPGVIQSNVPWNVENLVLALNGRTKDKITYAKSWLDYLPNYKHLRHVAVVLLGDEKCNNDWFMPYLVKNGGRVDVAFIIYDIPEADNDNIYQWPLGVATYRDFPNFQPHQINYKATRPYICNYVATVYKNTSREVLMNMMTKNQLHHKCYIKPRLKWAAGETDETRNSYIKGLIESDLTLNPAGDNTECYRMYEAMSVGSMPVIEDIMTKGRCGNSSVSHDAPVHLLKEFGAPVIFIKDWTELYDIFKTEGLFSSKGKIERRHKILEWYDLFKRKMRGRFLDALEQKFLR encoded by the exons ATGGCACTGAAAAGATTCTGGGTCCGGTTCCGGTGTACCGCTTTCAGAGCCGTTATCCTTTTATTCTTGGCGGGTTATATGCTGGTGACATGCTATAGTAGTTATTTTTTAATCAGAAGAAAGTATGGTGATAATGACAAATCAATCAAGGTGGTGGAGAAGCATAATTCTTATATCGAAG ATGACAACGAAGAGTGGAATCCATGGGGTCAGGAGTTGGAAAACAATCAGAATGCCATCCCTTTTGAAAAGGCGATGTTAAAATGGAAAGCGCCGAAGATAAAACTTCATGATGTTGAAATCTGGGGAAAAGCAGCTTTAG GTAACTACTTATGGGAGCACATCTTGAATAGCACCTTAAAGGATCAAATGGGTGGCATTTGGCGTTATGGGGAAACGCAAtacagaaatttcaaattcag GTTCAGAACCGGCCCTGGAGTGATTCAATCGAATGTGCCATGGAACGTTGAGAATCTGGTGCTAGCGCTAAACGGACGAACAAAAGACAAGATTACTTACGCAAAGTCGTGGTTGGACTACTTGCCGAATTATAAACATCTTCGTCACGTGGCGGTCGTTCTGCTCGGCGATGAAAAGTGCAATAATGATTGGTTCATGCCATATTTGGTGAAAAATGGTGGACGTGTTGATGTGGCATTCATCATCTATGACATTCCAGAGGCCGATAATGACAATATTTACCAATGGCCGCTCGGGGTTGCTAC GTATAGAGATTTCCCAAACTTCCAGCCGCACCAGATCAACTATAAAGCGACACGGCCTTACATTTGCAATTACGTTGCGACAGTTTACAAAAATACTTCTCGGGAGGTTTtgatgaatatgatgacgaAAAACCAGCTACATCATAAGTGTTATATCAAACCCAGATTAAA ATGGGCCGCTGGTGAGACAGATGAAACCCGTAATTCCTATATCAAGGGACTCATTGAAAGTGACCTGACATTGAACCCTGCTGGGGACAACACGGAATGCTACAGAATGTACGAGGCCATGTCCGTCGGCTCGATGCCTGTTATCGAAGACATCATGACGAAGGGACGTTGCGGCAACTCGTCAGTCTCCCATGATGCACCTGTACACTTGCTCAAAGAATTTGGCGCACCAGTGATCTTCATCAAAGACTGGACAGAGTTGTACGATATTTTTAAAACGGAAGGTTTGTTTAGTTCGAAAGGAAAGATAGAGAGGAGGCACAAGATTCTGGAATGGTATGATCTTTTCAAGCGCAAGATGCGTGGAAGGTTTTTAGATGCTTTGGAACAAAAGTTTTTAAGATGA